From a region of the Hallerella porci genome:
- the plsX gene encoding phosphate acyltransferase PlsX yields MISIALDAFGGDYAPDVVVQGAINAVNSSEGKFAVVLCGPEAEVKAKLKQFGYEGKLIQVVDAPELVAMDEHPTEVLRKKQKSGLVMCVALQKKGLVQASVSAGNSGAMMASCLMLLGRTSENFARPPIGCILPTAAGQSILVDAGANVDEKPVVLRDFALAGSVFAECHLGIQNPKVGLLNMGEEEKKGPAAVQEAHQLLKNAPVNFIGNIEGRDVVLGKADVIVCSGFVGNVVLKMYEGFYELHNKMFGKIDSEAGKKFNEAFDYRNAGGALLLGLKGTGIIAHGRSDEKAIEQAIKVAYTFAANQVPEKVGQKLAGIEA; encoded by the coding sequence ATGATCAGCATTGCATTAGATGCTTTTGGCGGTGATTACGCTCCGGACGTTGTTGTCCAGGGTGCGATTAACGCAGTCAATAGTTCCGAAGGTAAGTTTGCAGTTGTTTTATGCGGTCCAGAGGCCGAAGTTAAAGCAAAACTCAAGCAGTTCGGTTACGAAGGCAAGCTGATTCAGGTGGTGGACGCTCCTGAACTCGTTGCGATGGACGAACATCCGACCGAAGTTCTCCGCAAAAAGCAGAAGTCCGGTTTGGTGATGTGCGTTGCCCTTCAAAAGAAAGGCCTCGTCCAAGCAAGTGTTTCCGCAGGCAACTCGGGTGCGATGATGGCATCGTGCTTGATGCTCCTCGGCCGTACGAGTGAAAACTTTGCTCGTCCGCCTATCGGTTGCATTCTCCCGACCGCAGCAGGTCAAAGCATCTTGGTGGATGCTGGTGCAAACGTAGACGAAAAGCCGGTGGTTCTCCGCGATTTTGCTCTCGCGGGTTCTGTCTTTGCCGAATGCCATTTGGGCATTCAAAATCCGAAAGTCGGACTTTTGAATATGGGCGAAGAAGAAAAGAAAGGCCCTGCAGCCGTTCAAGAAGCGCATCAGCTTTTGAAAAATGCTCCGGTGAACTTCATCGGAAACATTGAAGGTCGCGATGTCGTTCTCGGTAAAGCCGATGTGATTGTTTGCTCGGGCTTTGTCGGCAATGTCGTGCTCAAGATGTACGAAGGCTTCTACGAATTGCACAACAAAATGTTCGGAAAAATTGATTCCGAAGCGGGCAAAAAGTTTAACGAAGCATTTGATTACCGCAATGCCGGCGGTGCATTGCTTCTCGGACTCAAGGGCACGGGCATTATTGCTCATGGCCGTTCCGATGAAAAGGCTATCGAACAAGCGATTAAGGTGGCATATACATTTGCTGCTAACCAAGTCCCCGAAAAAGTGGGACAGAAGCTCGCAGGTATCGAAGCTTAA
- the rpmF gene encoding 50S ribosomal protein L32, which translates to MAVPKRKTSTARRDKRRTHWKLEAPAMATCDHCGSAKRPHRVCPVCGYYNGVEVVHIQEA; encoded by the coding sequence ATGGCCGTACCAAAAAGAAAAACCTCTACTGCTCGTCGTGACAAACGCCGTACGCACTGGAAGCTCGAAGCTCCGGCGATGGCTACTTGCGATCATTGCGGTTCTGCAAAGCGTCCGCACCGCGTGTGCCCGGTTTGCGGCTACTACAATGGCGTAGAAGTCGTTCACATTCAGGAAGCCTAA
- a CDS encoding YceD family protein, which produces MKIELSKIASCDGQLQMNFAKDESDANVFEELRIKEPLQLDLSVVAEDSNKWLLTGTLFGVQVLECSRTLELFDHSFETPISFWVELSPGLAEQEMDDSDDETFGFKVPQVQDHVDVTECIRQLVILQEPLHPVKDDPDKDFVWEIGEKSEDPKEDPRWEKLKALKDKMEHPNG; this is translated from the coding sequence TTGAAAATAGAACTTTCAAAAATTGCCTCTTGCGACGGTCAGTTGCAGATGAATTTCGCGAAGGACGAATCCGACGCGAACGTTTTTGAAGAACTCCGGATCAAGGAACCGCTTCAACTGGATCTCTCGGTCGTCGCCGAAGATTCAAACAAGTGGCTTCTTACGGGAACTCTTTTCGGGGTGCAGGTTTTAGAATGCTCTCGCACGCTAGAACTGTTCGACCATTCCTTTGAAACGCCGATCAGTTTTTGGGTGGAACTTTCCCCCGGTCTTGCAGAGCAGGAAATGGACGACTCGGACGATGAAACTTTTGGTTTTAAGGTTCCGCAGGTCCAGGACCACGTGGATGTGACCGAATGCATTCGGCAACTGGTGATTCTCCAGGAGCCTCTTCATCCGGTCAAGGATGATCCGGACAAGGATTTCGTTTGGGAAATCGGCGAAAAGTCAGAAGACCCCAAAGAAGATCCTCGTTGGGAAAAATTGAAAGCGCTCAAGGACAAAATGGAACATCCGAACGGATGA
- a CDS encoding TIGR02147 family protein, with translation MNVFAYYNYRKYLQDYYEYRKSVQRYFSYRAFAKKAGYTSSGFYLDLVKGRKSLTPQMVPKFIHALGLSEKEGRYFSLMVDFTHAETPESKQAIFEQMSALLPRTPKALSRQQVEYYKDWYNVAVREALSVLNISDNYQDLALFLNPRITVPQAKQAIKLLANLGLIEKENGFWRSVNKTITSGREIPPFIVHDFQKKMMDLGKASVDNYSTERRNVSCTTMSVSAQGLERIIHKIDSFRKEVVDIVRSDDHESMIYELNVQFFPLSKELDLSESSATQPAQGESDET, from the coding sequence ATGAATGTGTTCGCCTATTACAACTACCGAAAATATTTGCAGGATTATTACGAATACCGCAAATCGGTGCAGCGTTATTTTTCTTATCGTGCTTTTGCGAAGAAAGCGGGCTACACATCGAGTGGTTTTTACTTGGATTTGGTGAAAGGGCGCAAGTCGCTTACGCCGCAGATGGTGCCAAAGTTTATCCATGCGCTCGGACTTTCCGAAAAAGAAGGCCGCTATTTCAGTTTGATGGTGGACTTTACCCACGCAGAAACTCCCGAATCCAAGCAGGCAATTTTTGAACAAATGTCCGCTCTTCTTCCGCGGACGCCGAAGGCTCTTTCTCGGCAGCAAGTCGAGTATTACAAAGATTGGTATAACGTCGCCGTGCGCGAAGCGCTTTCGGTTTTGAATATTTCGGATAATTATCAAGATTTGGCGCTTTTCCTCAATCCGCGGATTACGGTGCCGCAGGCAAAGCAAGCGATAAAGCTTCTCGCCAATCTCGGACTCATCGAAAAAGAAAACGGTTTTTGGCGTTCGGTCAATAAGACGATTACGAGCGGCCGCGAAATTCCGCCGTTTATCGTCCACGACTTCCAAAAGAAAATGATGGACTTGGGAAAAGCGTCCGTGGATAATTACAGCACAGAACGTCGCAATGTTTCGTGCACGACGATGAGTGTTTCTGCGCAAGGACTAGAACGCATTATCCATAAAATTGATAGTTTTCGTAAAGAGGTTGTCGATATCGTTCGATCCGACGACCATGAATCGATGATTTACGAATTGAATGTTCAATTCTTCCCGCTTTCGAAAGAATTGGATCTTTCGGAGTCATCGGCAACTCAACCTGCACAAGGAGAATCCGATGAAACTTAA
- a CDS encoding alpha/beta hydrolase — translation MQFFKKFLFKLLRFAGIIAIVYASLVFYLLLSERRLAFPRAESDTVAEKLLEKNAVICHADDALLQGWILNDSLPETVLYFADGGEDAATFLSHAKKLNGFRFVAFNYRGSAGSEGRPAEKHYADDISAMIGCANAANPIFIGHGTGSIAAYNAFADRLGKAAILVDPAESFNATLSSRYRIFFPAFLGRTKARMNFHTDIPEKATVITDDPRRQETVKNLLAKEPDNFRVVPREGASLLEILQREISAIHP, via the coding sequence ATGCAATTTTTCAAGAAATTTCTTTTTAAGCTGCTTCGCTTTGCGGGGATTATCGCCATCGTTTATGCGAGTCTGGTTTTTTACCTCTTGCTTTCGGAACGGCGGCTCGCTTTTCCGCGGGCAGAGAGCGACACCGTTGCCGAGAAATTGCTCGAAAAAAATGCCGTGATTTGTCACGCGGACGATGCACTTTTACAAGGATGGATTTTAAACGATTCCCTTCCCGAAACGGTGCTGTATTTTGCCGATGGCGGCGAAGACGCGGCGACATTTCTCAGCCACGCAAAAAAATTAAACGGATTCCGTTTTGTCGCTTTTAATTACCGCGGTTCCGCAGGAAGCGAAGGACGCCCCGCCGAAAAACATTACGCCGATGATATTTCGGCGATGATCGGTTGCGCAAACGCAGCAAATCCAATTTTCATCGGACACGGCACCGGTTCCATTGCTGCTTACAATGCCTTCGCCGACCGATTAGGAAAAGCCGCAATTCTCGTCGATCCCGCAGAAAGTTTTAACGCGACGCTTTCTTCGCGCTACCGCATTTTCTTCCCCGCTTTTTTGGGACGGACAAAAGCCCGCATGAATTTTCACACGGATATTCCAGAAAAAGCAACCGTTATCACCGACGATCCGCGAAGACAAGAAACCGTCAAAAATTTACTCGCAAAAGAACCCGACAATTTCCGCGTTGTGCCGCGAGAAGGCGCTTCTTTGTTAGAAATTTTGCAGCGGGAAATTTCTGCGATTCATCCGTAA
- a CDS encoding UDP-2,3-diacylglucosamine diphosphatase → MQNFPAYFISDAHLGVNPPGAIESREETLVRFLEALKGKASHVFFVGDLFEFWYEYRHYVARKHFPLYRILGDLVDSGVSVHLIRGNHDFALDDFFPKELGVQVHSSFVFETQGHRIYLMHGDGIPKSDRGYRLARKLIDAKWARFLFRKIHPDLGMDIAQFVGRNSRKAGASREIQIEEYLAAASKKMRENHCDICVHGHHHIPGIWQVPEGTVVSTGQWLFSLHYAKLENGKIELLTP, encoded by the coding sequence ATGCAAAATTTTCCTGCTTACTTTATCTCCGATGCGCATTTGGGCGTGAATCCGCCGGGGGCGATTGAAAGTCGCGAAGAAACTCTGGTGCGTTTTTTAGAAGCGCTAAAAGGGAAAGCGTCGCATGTATTTTTTGTCGGCGATTTGTTTGAATTTTGGTATGAATATCGGCATTATGTAGCGCGGAAACATTTCCCGCTTTACCGTATTCTCGGCGATTTAGTGGATTCGGGCGTAAGCGTGCATTTGATCCGCGGCAATCACGATTTTGCCTTAGACGATTTCTTTCCGAAAGAACTCGGAGTTCAAGTGCATTCTTCGTTTGTCTTCGAAACGCAAGGGCATCGCATTTATTTAATGCACGGCGACGGCATTCCGAAAAGTGACCGCGGTTACCGACTCGCGCGAAAACTCATCGATGCCAAATGGGCGCGGTTCCTCTTCCGAAAAATTCATCCGGATTTGGGAATGGATATTGCGCAATTTGTCGGAAGGAACAGTCGCAAAGCGGGCGCTTCCCGAGAAATTCAAATCGAAGAATATCTCGCTGCGGCATCCAAAAAAATGCGCGAAAATCATTGCGACATTTGCGTGCACGGGCATCATCATATTCCGGGAATTTGGCAAGTGCCCGAGGGCACGGTCGTCTCCACGGGGCAATGGCTTTTCTCATTGCATTATGCGAAATTGGAAAATGGAAAAATCGAACTTTTGACGCCATAA
- the rsmI gene encoding 16S rRNA (cytidine(1402)-2'-O)-methyltransferase, whose product MHTLYVVATPIGNLEDMTFRAVRTLKEVSLVLAEDTRHSRLLMDHYDIHTPMESYHDFNKEEVTPKYVEYLKNEGDIAIVSDAGTPGIADPAFNLVRECVREGIEVRSIPGACAMINALVSSGLPTDRFRFENFSPKKSAQRLHLLEKLKESADSTLIFYASPHNLVKFLDEIRQVFGEIPIALMRELTKKFEEHLVDTPTKLLEHYKNREPKGEYVLLFHPQGKGGL is encoded by the coding sequence ATGCATACTCTTTACGTTGTCGCCACTCCCATTGGAAATTTAGAAGATATGACCTTCCGCGCGGTGCGCACTTTGAAAGAAGTTTCGCTCGTGCTCGCCGAAGATACTCGGCATTCTCGCTTGTTAATGGACCATTACGACATTCACACGCCGATGGAAAGTTATCACGATTTCAACAAAGAAGAAGTCACGCCGAAATATGTTGAATATTTGAAAAATGAAGGCGACATTGCAATTGTAAGCGATGCAGGAACGCCGGGAATTGCAGACCCCGCTTTCAATTTGGTGCGGGAATGTGTCCGCGAAGGCATTGAAGTTCGTAGTATTCCAGGCGCATGTGCGATGATTAACGCTCTCGTTTCGAGCGGACTTCCGACGGATCGTTTTCGCTTCGAAAATTTTTCGCCGAAGAAAAGTGCGCAGCGTTTGCATCTTTTAGAAAAGCTGAAAGAGTCCGCGGATTCGACTCTCATCTTTTACGCGAGTCCGCACAACCTCGTCAAATTCTTAGACGAAATTCGCCAAGTCTTTGGAGAAATTCCCATTGCGTTAATGCGCGAACTCACTAAAAAATTTGAAGAACATTTGGTGGATACGCCGACGAAACTTTTGGAACATTATAAGAATCGCGAGCCCAAAGGCGAATACGTTTTGCTGTTCCATCCGCAAGGAAAAGGCGGACTATGA
- the lnt gene encoding apolipoprotein N-acyltransferase yields MIGFLFVQFVLNAALVPAAPALNGFYIFIPQLFPIIAAIPFFFRKKFRQNFQRILLAFSAIGFLSLACDYTLHSHVGVIQLISVFVPLILLGLFHFVKWNFKRLCEKESRLALALSSIGWGFYAFAFPPLPLGPGAFVFLVPWFIILLRSNLQTAIFASFWSGFLYNIINYYWIYNVMNVGPAFLILLGLVLLIAYFSLYNLIAAAVFVKARDLKCKGFPIFLILFPLFYAGLEMTRSIGDFSFPWSHLGYALGDQLPLLQALSLIGVFGYTALIIASNLAVAIAFRGHKKFLFALPILIFASLWIYGSVRLSKPEAEPFRIENSEEAPKVAIVQPNIPQTNKWSKAYYDSVVYKTWQITSDSIDWEADDIDLVVLPETAIPDFLRKRMRERLWLEKRIRRTKASLFIGTLDYDRNGKEPRPNNLYNSGFLFRPNESEYTRYVKTHLVPFSERLPFDDIFPILNYVDVGQSNFIPGTSRPVFEPFSWSPYICYETIYGAEGRRSIREGSRLMVDITNDGWFGKSTAAAQHLNQLRYRAIENSYPIVRCTNTGISAFIDQFGHEDLRTEMFTERVIIRRIPLRSCDTLYTHIGDAVEYGLLIFFFVYVAAVFSLLRIRKGAHA; encoded by the coding sequence ATGATCGGCTTTCTGTTTGTTCAATTTGTTTTGAACGCAGCGCTTGTTCCCGCCGCTCCAGCTCTCAACGGTTTTTACATTTTCATTCCGCAGCTTTTTCCGATTATCGCTGCGATTCCGTTTTTCTTTCGCAAAAAATTTCGTCAAAATTTTCAGCGGATTCTTCTTGCCTTTTCGGCGATTGGATTTCTTTCTCTTGCATGCGATTATACGTTGCATTCGCACGTCGGAGTCATCCAACTGATTTCCGTTTTTGTTCCGCTGATTCTTCTCGGGCTTTTTCATTTTGTCAAATGGAATTTTAAGCGCCTTTGCGAAAAAGAATCCCGCTTAGCTCTTGCGCTTTCGTCAATCGGCTGGGGATTTTATGCGTTTGCGTTTCCGCCGCTTCCGCTTGGACCGGGCGCATTTGTTTTTTTAGTGCCGTGGTTCATTATCCTTTTGCGTTCAAATTTACAGACGGCGATTTTCGCTTCATTCTGGTCGGGATTTTTATATAACATCATCAATTATTATTGGATTTATAATGTGATGAATGTCGGGCCCGCTTTTTTAATTCTTCTCGGGCTCGTGCTGCTTATCGCGTATTTCAGTTTATACAATCTCATCGCGGCAGCGGTTTTCGTCAAAGCGCGCGATTTAAAATGCAAAGGTTTTCCGATTTTTCTGATTCTCTTTCCGCTGTTTTATGCGGGGCTTGAGATGACGCGGAGCATCGGCGATTTCAGTTTTCCGTGGAGTCATTTGGGTTATGCGCTCGGCGATCAACTGCCGCTTTTGCAAGCGCTTTCGCTCATCGGTGTTTTCGGTTACACAGCTCTCATTATCGCGAGTAATCTCGCAGTCGCAATCGCTTTCCGCGGGCACAAAAAATTTCTTTTTGCGTTGCCCATTTTAATTTTTGCGTCTCTTTGGATTTACGGTTCGGTGAGACTTTCGAAGCCCGAAGCAGAACCTTTCCGCATTGAAAATTCGGAAGAAGCGCCGAAGGTCGCTATTGTGCAACCGAATATTCCGCAGACGAATAAATGGAGCAAAGCTTACTACGATTCTGTCGTCTATAAAACTTGGCAAATTACAAGCGATAGCATTGACTGGGAAGCGGATGACATCGATTTGGTCGTTCTCCCCGAAACCGCAATTCCCGACTTTTTAAGAAAGCGGATGCGCGAACGCCTCTGGCTCGAAAAACGCATTCGTCGCACAAAAGCAAGTCTTTTCATCGGCACTCTCGATTACGACCGAAACGGCAAAGAACCGCGCCCGAATAATCTTTACAACAGCGGATTTTTATTTCGCCCCAACGAAAGCGAATACACGCGTTATGTGAAAACGCATCTCGTTCCGTTTAGCGAAAGATTGCCTTTCGACGATATTTTCCCGATTTTAAATTACGTCGATGTGGGACAAAGCAATTTTATTCCCGGAACATCGCGGCCCGTTTTTGAACCGTTTTCGTGGAGCCCGTACATTTGCTACGAAACCATTTACGGAGCCGAAGGCCGCAGGTCGATTCGCGAAGGTTCGCGTTTAATGGTGGACATTACAAACGACGGTTGGTTTGGAAAAAGCACCGCCGCGGCGCAGCATTTGAATCAACTGCGTTATCGTGCAATTGAAAATAGTTATCCGATTGTCCGCTGCACCAATACAGGAATTTCTGCGTTCATCGATCAATTCGGACACGAAGATTTGCGAACCGAGATGTTTACGGAACGCGTTATTATTCGCCGCATTCCGCTGCGTTCTTGCGATACTCTTTACACGCACATCGGCGACGCTGTAGAATACGGACTTTTGATTTTCTTCTTCGTCTATGTCGCTGCGGTCTTTTCGTTATTACGAATCCGCAAAGGCGCACACGCTTAA
- a CDS encoding acyltransferase family protein, whose translation MQAISERIGWIDECKGFILLLVCLFHLEQSFVHIQLGMLHGAALRMSAFFFLSGMLFSNRRFSTWKSYAQHKTKVLLVPYILLSLFFLALDPVLYQFDAFFPLSPKMNILGIYPDIQNAFQYLGWNLVKIFIAGKSSIGSGPLWFVFNLYAISLLFFAIHQFTSGRKIFLFLFALLCLGFGFFLNRFHLHFPFGFERICTTFFFFALGNLCKNFLLRFEKQKLFVLLLAFFFAAIFYAIFEKPDPNFSIMNNDLGKNFGVFILSSLSGIFALLALFLILNRMPSWKIILVFKGILRNISRNGMIILATHWWILLVLRIVFKSELDKPFWAWISLPIVFLGMIFFIPLFRSKLNRLIAKEKISWRESLSIR comes from the coding sequence GTGCAAGCAATTTCCGAAAGAATCGGCTGGATTGACGAATGCAAAGGTTTCATTCTTTTGCTCGTTTGCCTTTTTCATTTGGAGCAATCGTTTGTGCACATTCAGCTCGGCATGTTGCACGGTGCTGCGCTTCGAATGTCTGCGTTCTTTTTTCTTTCGGGAATGCTTTTTAGCAATCGGCGATTTTCCACTTGGAAAAGTTATGCGCAACACAAGACAAAAGTTTTGCTCGTTCCCTACATTCTTCTTTCTCTTTTTTTCTTAGCGCTCGATCCGGTGCTGTATCAATTCGATGCATTTTTCCCGTTATCGCCGAAGATGAATATTCTCGGAATTTATCCCGACATTCAAAATGCCTTCCAATATCTCGGTTGGAATTTGGTAAAAATTTTCATCGCCGGAAAATCTTCAATCGGTTCGGGACCGCTTTGGTTTGTGTTTAATTTATACGCGATTAGCCTTCTCTTTTTTGCGATTCATCAATTCACTTCGGGACGAAAAATTTTCCTTTTTCTTTTCGCTCTTCTTTGCCTTGGCTTCGGATTTTTCTTGAACCGTTTTCATTTGCATTTTCCCTTTGGATTTGAACGCATTTGCACGACATTTTTCTTTTTTGCGCTCGGCAATTTGTGCAAAAATTTTCTTCTCCGTTTTGAGAAACAAAAACTTTTCGTTCTGCTTTTGGCATTTTTCTTCGCAGCGATTTTTTACGCTATTTTCGAAAAGCCCGATCCGAATTTTAGCATCATGAACAATGATCTCGGAAAAAATTTCGGCGTTTTTATTCTCAGTTCTCTTTCGGGAATTTTTGCGCTGCTCGCGTTATTTTTAATTTTAAATCGTATGCCATCTTGGAAAATCATTCTCGTATTCAAAGGAATTCTGCGGAACATTTCGCGAAACGGAATGATTATTCTCGCAACGCATTGGTGGATTCTTCTCGTGCTGCGCATCGTTTTTAAATCGGAATTGGATAAACCTTTTTGGGCGTGGATTTCTCTTCCCATCGTTTTCCTCGGCATGATTTTTTTCATTCCGCTTTTTCGTTCCAAGTTGAATCGACTCATCGCCAAAGAAAAAATTTCTTGGCGAGAAAGTTTATCTATTCGTTAA
- a CDS encoding CotH kinase family protein has product MKRSHKIFLGGCSLLAVTLLTACLWNFNSPSSSDEDDAFVYLPLDDSEYPYANLQRLVIQTENAADVRNRETKVPAKLQIYGKDSPESFILDLEIRGRGNSSWQLSKYGYRLEFEHKVSLFGMPADKSWNLLSNQRDKSLVRNYITNQLAENLGDEYVPRSVFVEVFLNKNYRGIFQLIESVKVSPDRVDIPESNQSFLLEKSSEDDQDKKHAEFYTEAGNRFFIKSPKKPSLGDIDNVKNHLDDFEKFILSDAAKNPDSLSKWIDFESLVRYYLIQEFTKNIDGNFHKSIYLSWVKNSPIHLGPVWDFDLAYGLSLGEKLSAEDYYAGNAGWFAALFNSEENFSHVRQFWKDHHREFEAVADSARETIRRLTPAAKNEYKRWPILNEKFWVFAESFKRYEDTADSLTDWIQKRIAWLDAELLSPISESASYR; this is encoded by the coding sequence ATGAAACGTTCGCACAAAATTTTTCTCGGCGGATGCAGCTTACTCGCAGTTACTTTGTTAACCGCTTGCTTGTGGAATTTTAATTCGCCGTCTTCGTCGGATGAAGACGACGCTTTTGTTTATTTGCCTTTGGACGATTCCGAATATCCTTACGCCAATTTACAGCGTCTCGTAATTCAAACGGAAAACGCAGCCGATGTGCGCAACCGCGAAACAAAAGTGCCCGCGAAACTTCAAATTTATGGAAAAGATTCGCCCGAAAGTTTTATTCTCGATTTGGAAATTCGCGGACGCGGAAATTCTTCTTGGCAACTTTCGAAATACGGTTACCGTTTGGAATTTGAACACAAAGTTTCGCTCTTTGGAATGCCCGCTGACAAAAGTTGGAATTTACTTTCGAATCAACGGGACAAAAGTCTTGTCCGCAATTATATCACAAATCAACTTGCCGAAAATCTCGGAGACGAATATGTTCCGCGTTCTGTTTTCGTCGAAGTTTTTTTGAATAAAAATTACCGCGGCATTTTTCAGCTCATCGAAAGCGTCAAAGTTTCTCCCGATCGCGTCGATATTCCCGAAAGCAATCAATCCTTTCTTTTGGAAAAATCTTCGGAAGATGATCAAGATAAAAAGCACGCTGAATTTTACACCGAAGCGGGAAATCGTTTTTTCATCAAATCGCCGAAGAAACCTTCTTTGGGTGACATCGACAACGTAAAAAATCATCTGGACGATTTTGAAAAATTCATTTTAAGCGATGCGGCAAAAAATCCCGATTCTCTCTCCAAATGGATTGACTTCGAAAGTCTTGTCCGTTATTATTTAATTCAAGAATTTACCAAAAATATCGACGGTAATTTTCACAAAAGCATTTATCTTTCTTGGGTAAAAAATTCTCCGATTCATCTCGGACCCGTTTGGGATTTCGATTTGGCTTACGGACTTTCTTTGGGCGAAAAACTTTCTGCCGAAGATTATTATGCGGGAAATGCGGGCTGGTTTGCGGCACTCTTTAACAGCGAAGAAAATTTTTCCCACGTGCGTCAATTTTGGAAAGATCATCACCGAGAATTTGAAGCCGTCGCCGATTCGGCAAGAGAAACGATTCGCCGTTTAACGCCAGCGGCAAAAAATGAATATAAACGTTGGCCGATTTTAAATGAAAAATTTTGGGTCTTCGCCGAAAGTTTTAAGCGTTACGAAGACACCGCGGATTCGCTTACGGATTGGATTCAAAAACGGATTGCATGGCTGGATGCAGAATTACTTTCCCCAATTTCCGAGTCTGCTTCATATCGATAA
- the nrdG gene encoding anaerobic ribonucleoside-triphosphate reductase activating protein, giving the protein MNVGQIYKADCANGTGIRISLFVSGCTIHCKGCFNSQTWDFHFGVPYDEKMENFILHELSRDFYEGITILGGEPFEPSNQEVLVKLVRRIKKELPTKSIWMFSGYVYDCDLIPGGKRYTENTDEILNTIDVLVDGPFKIELRNIGLRFRGSENQRIIDMKQTRKLGKVILHPAMQSVFESNP; this is encoded by the coding sequence ATGAACGTCGGGCAGATTTACAAAGCGGATTGTGCGAACGGAACAGGCATTCGCATTTCGCTCTTCGTTTCGGGCTGTACAATTCATTGTAAAGGCTGCTTTAATTCGCAAACATGGGATTTCCATTTTGGCGTTCCCTACGACGAAAAAATGGAAAATTTCATTTTGCACGAACTCAGTCGCGATTTTTACGAGGGCATTACGATTCTCGGCGGCGAACCTTTTGAACCGTCGAATCAAGAAGTTCTCGTAAAATTGGTGCGTCGCATCAAAAAAGAATTGCCGACAAAAAGCATCTGGATGTTTTCGGGTTATGTTTACGACTGCGATTTAATTCCGGGCGGGAAACGTTACACCGAAAATACCGATGAAATCTTAAATACAATTGACGTCCTCGTGGACGGTCCTTTTAAAATTGAATTGCGCAATATCGGATTACGTTTTCGCGGTTCCGAAAATCAACGAATTATCGATATGAAGCAGACTCGGAAATTGGGGAAAGTAATTCTGCATCCAGCCATGCAATCCGTTTTTGAATCCAATCCGTAA